The sequence below is a genomic window from Neoarius graeffei isolate fNeoGra1 chromosome 4, fNeoGra1.pri, whole genome shotgun sequence.
cccaatatcttgaccacattttaggatgaaaatagtcattttagatatgttattttatattgaaaaattagaggacatttttttgacacagttacatactaatttgatcaaaatagtctgaaaacttactggcattcaatattaaaacttaactatgtttccaatgatatggaaccaaatatgtgttttatggtataaagaatgatttaagtgcatcccttttggagctacctgtagtaaaaaaaaaaaaaaaaaaaaaaaagcactttttctaaatgacacgagtaattttgctaaatatgacatatattgccatacattcaccaaaaataacgttatcaccaatttttttttgcatggtaaatagagctatcacagggctacaataaacaaccaagtttatttagtcaagccttttgatattgaagtgaTTTTCagtttgcgtaccctgattgtaaaacaacctttAAATAAATATTCTCCTCACCAGAATCGCTGGATGATTCTCCGGCCGCAGACAAGGAGCCATAATCGGAGGAGGTCTCGCTGAGCTCAGGAGTGTTCAGGATGAAGTTCTCGCTCTCCATGAGCGCCTCACACGCGGCCGCAGCGCCGCGACAATCCAACGTGGAACCGACGAGCTCGGCAAAGATCTCCGTATCGATAACCGACAGCAGAGGACTCGTAGAAAGGACGGACGTCTTTTCTTCGAGCGATTTCTCCGCAGCGCAGGGCCACAGACAGTCATCCGAGTCAGGCTGCCTCGCACAAACATCACCTAAATCAGAATTCCAGTTCAAGTGCAAAAAGTCACCGTCCTCGAGCAAAAGCTCCGACACCAACTCGAGCTGATCCACGCTGGATAAGGACTTGCCGAGGCCGACCTTGATCGGTGGAGACTGCGGTGGGGTCGGAATCGACTGCAGATCCTTAATTAAGTTCTGGCAAAACTCGTCATCAAACAGCAGCGGTTCCGACTCCTCAAGCCAGTCGTGTGGCGGAGAACGACTCGGCAGCATGTTTACAGAAACCTAGAAAACAAGAATAAACGTCTAAAACAACCCAGATCTTGCTTGTTAAATAGACTTCGCACCAGCGGCAAAGTAAATACTAAAGCATGCGGTTCCACACCGGCTACTCCCccccccctcctttttttttttttttttaaacttctctaTATAGTGGGCGGGGTTTCAGGCCTGTCTCTTCCGCCTCCAGGTTTCTAGTGACATCATGCAACAGCTGGAAAGGCCGCTTCGTTCACCAATTTCTCAGTTGACATTGACTTTAAACTCGGTCCTAATATTGACAGAATCTTTTACGCGATACTTGGAATTCAAATAAATAATGTACAGTAATCCAAAGTCAATACTGCTCTGGCATTTACTCTCAAGTAAATGTCGTTTTTAAGTATCTTTAAAGCTGGTTTTATCCAAAGCCAACGATTTGTGAGAGTTCAAACTAATGATATATAGAAAtatacatttaaaaagaaaaataaacccTCTACAAGGCAAAGCCGGCATGCACACCCATGTGCCACGCTTCTTCCAGTCAGACCACACTGCATTACGTGTATTTGATGTAAATATGAACGACTTACCTTTTTCTTCAGTGACCCTGATGAATCAAAACAAGATGTTGGCGAAATACACAGGAAATAGTTTGTTAGAATAAAGTAAATGTCCTAAGCCCTATACTACAAGAGCATGCGGTATGGAACGGCAGTAGGTGGGGCACTGAAGGGATTTAACTTTATAGTACCGAAGCGCTTATTAGTGTCCTTCCACGGACAAATTCGCGCCAAAAATCTATCTCTAAAATATTTAATCTGAAGAGTATTTATTATTATGAAATAATAATGTGTTTTGACCAAACGTTTGATCGTTAATCTTGTAAAACGTGTCTGATATCGGGGATTTCGAGGAAAGACACACGAAGAGCGGGAATAGTGCGCTGCGCGGAGGGATATGACTGCGGCGAAGCGCCGCTGGAATTCCAAGAAACGAGGGCAGGAGGCGCGTTACTTTCCACGTGTCAGTGGGTGCAAAGCTGGCTGTTTTTCGGGCCAGAAGAACTGATTACTCTGAGAACTCTGAAACTCATCTAGTTAATTTAAAAACAAACTTAaattgtaaacgcactgacttaaAGCTACCACGTGACCCAGAATGAAGTGAATTAGAGAGTAACAGGCAGGCAACACCCTCTTTCAAACAAAGACTTCATGTGCGATGTAAACATCCGGTATGAGATAGGTGTCTCCGGGCCTCTTATAAGAAAGTGCAGTGAGCTCAAATGTGCTTCACTTCCAGAAGAAA
It includes:
- the mych gene encoding myelocytomatosis oncogene homolog — translated: MLPSRSPPHDWLEESEPLLFDDEFCQNLIKDLQSIPTPPQSPPIKVGLGKSLSSVDQLELVSELLLEDGDFLHLNWNSDLGDVCARQPDSDDCLWPCAAEKSLEEKTSVLSTSPLLSVIDTEIFAELVGSTLDCRGAAAACEALMESENFILNTPELSETSSDYGSLSAAGESSSDSEEEIDVVTVRRCNTFTRSQQQKDDDRREQALKRCHFEIQQQHNYAAPRPTSPPLPLPSVKRVRGNTRHFTSRHTCDLEDDEERRRTHNVMERQRRNELKNCFLRLRDHVPELSNNDKASKVMILKRAKESIRNLESETQRLGQKRDRLRKKQEQLKARLELLKRL